From the genome of Neisseria lisongii, one region includes:
- a CDS encoding homoserine dehydrogenase produces the protein MKSVNIGLLGLGTVGGGTAAVLQDNAAEISRRLGRDIRISAVCDAKAERAAQLCPDAAFVQDPFELVVREDVDVVVELFGGTGITKDVILKAISSGKHIVTANKKLLAEYGNEVFALAAENNVMVQFEAAVAGGIPIIKALREGLAANRIRSIAGIINGTSNFILTEMREKGSAFADVLKEAQALGYAEADPTFDIEGHDAGHKITIMSALAFGMPVDFSACYLEGISKLDSRDIKYAEELGYRIKLLGITRKTDKGIELRVHPTLIPECRLLANVNGVMNAVRVNADMVGETLYYGAGAGALPTASAVVADIIDIARLLDAPSGYRVPYLAFQPDQVQPQTLLPMDEITSSYYLRVCAADKPGTLGQIANLLAKENVSIEALIQKGVIDQSTAEIVILTHSTVEKNIKNAIAAIEALDCVDTPITMIRMESLHD, from the coding sequence ATGAAATCAGTGAATATCGGGCTTTTGGGTTTGGGAACAGTCGGCGGCGGTACGGCCGCCGTGTTGCAGGACAACGCAGCGGAAATCAGCCGCCGTTTGGGTCGCGATATCCGCATCAGTGCCGTGTGCGATGCCAAAGCGGAACGTGCGGCGCAATTATGTCCGGATGCCGCCTTTGTTCAAGACCCGTTTGAACTGGTGGTGCGTGAAGATGTCGATGTCGTGGTCGAGCTGTTCGGCGGCACCGGCATTACCAAAGACGTTATCCTCAAAGCCATTTCCAGCGGCAAACACATTGTTACCGCCAATAAAAAACTGCTCGCCGAATACGGCAACGAAGTGTTTGCGCTGGCGGCAGAAAACAATGTGATGGTTCAGTTTGAAGCAGCCGTAGCCGGCGGCATTCCGATTATCAAAGCCCTGCGCGAAGGCCTTGCCGCCAACCGTATCCGCAGCATTGCCGGTATCATCAACGGCACCAGCAATTTCATTCTCACCGAAATGCGTGAAAAAGGCAGCGCTTTTGCCGATGTGTTGAAAGAAGCGCAAGCCTTGGGCTATGCCGAAGCCGACCCGACTTTCGATATCGAAGGCCACGATGCCGGCCATAAAATCACCATTATGAGCGCTTTGGCTTTCGGTATGCCGGTGGACTTCTCCGCCTGCTATCTCGAAGGTATCAGCAAACTCGACAGTCGGGACATCAAATACGCCGAAGAATTGGGCTACCGTATCAAGCTCTTGGGCATTACCCGCAAAACCGATAAAGGCATCGAACTGCGTGTCCACCCGACCCTGATTCCCGAATGCCGCCTGCTGGCCAATGTAAACGGCGTAATGAATGCCGTGCGTGTCAATGCCGATATGGTCGGCGAAACCCTGTATTACGGCGCAGGCGCAGGTGCTTTGCCGACCGCCAGCGCCGTGGTTGCCGACATTATCGACATCGCCCGATTGCTGGACGCACCGAGCGGATACCGTGTGCCGTATCTGGCGTTCCAACCCGATCAAGTGCAGCCGCAAACCCTGTTGCCGATGGACGAAATCACCAGCAGCTACTATCTGCGTGTCTGTGCCGCCGACAAACCGGGTACGCTCGGCCAAATCGCCAACCTGCTAGCCAAAGAAAACGTTTCCATCGAAGCCCTGATCCAAAAAGGCGTTATCGACCAAAGTACGGCAGAAATCGTGATTCTTACCCACAGCACGGTTGAGAAAAACATCAAAAACGCCATCGCCGCCATCGAAGCACTCGACTGCGTGGATACGCCGATTACCATGATCCGTATGGAAAGCCTGCATGACTGA